A genome region from Micromonospora peucetia includes the following:
- a CDS encoding branched-chain amino acid ABC transporter permease, with product MGQVATFAVTGLDGVAFGLLLFVAAAGLALIFGVMDVLNMAHGTLYLLGAYLAYLFTDGSLLGLLAAVAVGVAAGTLGGAALAAVLRPLAARGHLDQGLATLGIAFLAGDAFTTVFGATPLPADPPMVLAGRIDIAGFGYPTYRLMFIAVAAAVAVALHWIVRHTTAGVMLRATVTDPAMAAATGINTARVRIAALAVGATLAVTAGVLGAPLLGPAPGVDTTVLVLSLIVVVLGGAGSIPATLAAALLVGQVQTLGVLAAPALAPFALFGALFVVLVIRGQSGAPTAVRPA from the coding sequence GTGGGACAGGTAGCGACGTTCGCGGTGACCGGCTTGGACGGGGTGGCCTTCGGGCTGCTGCTGTTCGTCGCCGCCGCCGGCCTGGCGCTGATCTTCGGCGTCATGGACGTGCTCAACATGGCCCACGGCACGCTCTACCTCCTCGGCGCCTACCTCGCCTACCTGTTCACCGATGGCAGCCTGCTCGGCCTGCTCGCCGCCGTGGCCGTCGGTGTGGCCGCCGGCACCCTCGGCGGTGCGGCCCTGGCCGCTGTACTGCGTCCCCTGGCCGCACGCGGGCACCTCGACCAAGGCCTCGCCACCCTCGGCATCGCCTTTCTGGCCGGGGACGCCTTCACCACCGTGTTCGGGGCGACCCCGCTGCCCGCCGACCCGCCGATGGTCCTGGCGGGCCGCATCGACATCGCCGGATTCGGCTACCCGACCTACCGACTCATGTTCATCGCTGTCGCCGCCGCCGTCGCGGTTGCACTGCACTGGATCGTGCGGCACACCACCGCCGGAGTGATGCTACGCGCCACCGTCACCGACCCCGCCATGGCCGCCGCCACCGGCATCAACACCGCCCGAGTACGCATCGCCGCCCTCGCCGTCGGCGCAACACTCGCCGTCACCGCCGGGGTCCTCGGCGCACCCCTGCTGGGCCCCGCCCCCGGAGTCGACACCACCGTCCTGGTGCTGTCGCTGATCGTCGTCGTCCTCGGCGGCGCCGGCTCGATCCCCGCGACCCTCGCCGCAGCCCTGCTGGTCGGGCAGGTCCAAACCCTCGGCGTGCTCGCCGCCCCCGCCCTCGCCCCCTTCGCTCTCTTCGGCGCCCTGTTCGTCGTCCTCGTCATCCGAGGCCAGAGCGGTGCCCCGACGGCGGTGAGGCCAGCATGA
- a CDS encoding roadblock/LC7 domain-containing protein has product MTRPARSNWNFLLDQLCTTSGVAHAVAVSTDGLLLARSTGLAKDRADQLAAFTAGLASLTSGMASLMEAGAVEQTVVDMGSGRLAVMSIGDGSVLTALADKEADMGQVVYEMAMLINRTGGALTPEQRAVQRV; this is encoded by the coding sequence ATGACCCGGCCCGCGCGTTCGAACTGGAACTTCCTGCTCGATCAGCTCTGCACCACGTCAGGCGTCGCGCACGCCGTCGCGGTGTCCACCGACGGCCTGCTGCTGGCCCGCAGCACCGGCCTGGCCAAGGACCGTGCCGACCAGCTTGCGGCGTTCACTGCCGGCCTTGCCAGCTTGACCAGTGGCATGGCTTCGCTGATGGAGGCCGGCGCGGTGGAGCAGACCGTCGTGGACATGGGTAGCGGCCGGCTGGCGGTCATGTCGATCGGTGACGGCTCGGTGCTCACCGCGCTCGCCGACAAAGAGGCGGACATGGGGCAGGTCGTCTACGAGATGGCCATGCTGATCAACCGGACCGGTGGGGCATTGACGCCCGAGCAGCGAGCCGTGCAGCGGGTATGA
- a CDS encoding EAL domain-containing protein: MVCVLASVCLVWAVNHVGQPARYYFVYPLMGAALMAVGAICSAPLPQRMPIRITLTPTASLVCAAALPAPWVILCAAVGVAVARMVTRYPRASGVHKAIQNTAMDIVAAAAAAAVLYVFGVRPGFVEAEMDTSGLARLGAGLLVAAAVLFAIEELVTSAAVTLATSKPFALVLRTLWRTRLIVALGETVTAGLFAVVIGLDKRAMIALPAVMLVLYLAVTYRLRIREERGAWEHLAALTDALSARDLHTVLHTAAVGAVGLFGTRAADIEIHGGERLVRADSEAGEAGVVYDGPASEAPEMAGARTVVRHEIRRDATGLQGMVRLYLTGRRDVLSVREQATLRAFAANLSTSLDGVHAYGLLAEDAHRHELAATQDPDTRLPNRMALLSRVATKATGTCHVVVVRLENYQFLADAVGRDRALRVLDELAGRLCRAARDAASVVGRVGDAEFALVMWGLSKDTAYQRACWAVAALRRLVTDEKGPLSVRASAGMTSGPAAQAHDLLDGAERVMWRAVRAGQDRLVSYQTAPVPGTSLARELLDARMAISCEPIVDLTTGRIVMVQSTPRFLYSRHDVFAADEDIYQLIDDEEALQDLARKVVARSVSAATTWREALPRTALIVPVPARALTPQLADSLREMLSGYGVAASSLVLEVAEPTALRDRNTVEQLRHYGIRLLLANFGSDQNSIEVLNAATWSFLRLHPAYALDAGWRPARSVIRAAVDLSIDLGFAVIASGIAREDEREELATLGCALGSGSLFGGAMFPSQLRNHGRLWQPRALPGRARVLRLHRSG, encoded by the coding sequence ATGGTTTGCGTTTTGGCGTCGGTGTGCCTCGTATGGGCGGTGAACCATGTGGGGCAACCGGCGCGTTACTATTTCGTGTATCCGCTGATGGGTGCGGCGCTGATGGCGGTGGGCGCGATCTGTTCGGCGCCATTGCCGCAGCGGATGCCCATTCGGATCACTCTGACGCCCACCGCGTCGTTGGTGTGTGCCGCGGCGTTGCCGGCGCCCTGGGTGATCTTGTGTGCGGCCGTCGGCGTGGCGGTGGCACGGATGGTGACGCGGTACCCCCGAGCGTCGGGCGTGCACAAGGCGATCCAGAACACCGCCATGGATATCGTTGCGGCTGCTGCCGCAGCGGCGGTTTTGTATGTCTTCGGGGTGCGTCCCGGCTTCGTCGAGGCCGAGATGGATACGTCGGGGCTGGCACGTCTTGGGGCGGGTCTTCTAGTGGCGGCGGCCGTCCTGTTCGCCATCGAAGAGTTGGTCACGAGCGCCGCGGTGACGCTGGCAACCAGTAAGCCGTTCGCGCTGGTGCTGCGTACCCTCTGGCGCACCCGTCTGATTGTCGCGCTCGGCGAGACCGTCACTGCCGGCCTGTTCGCGGTCGTTATTGGGCTCGACAAGCGGGCGATGATCGCCCTGCCTGCGGTGATGCTCGTGCTGTACCTCGCGGTGACGTACCGGCTGCGTATTCGTGAGGAGCGGGGCGCCTGGGAGCACCTGGCGGCTTTGACCGACGCGCTGTCGGCCCGGGACCTGCACACCGTCTTGCACACTGCCGCAGTCGGAGCGGTCGGACTGTTCGGCACCCGGGCGGCCGACATCGAGATTCACGGCGGCGAGCGGCTGGTGCGCGCCGACAGCGAGGCAGGGGAGGCGGGAGTCGTGTACGACGGCCCTGCGTCCGAGGCTCCCGAGATGGCTGGCGCCCGGACGGTGGTGCGGCACGAGATCCGGCGTGATGCGACCGGGTTGCAGGGCATGGTGCGGCTGTACCTGACGGGCCGGCGTGACGTGTTGTCGGTGCGTGAGCAGGCAACGTTGCGGGCTTTCGCCGCTAACCTGTCGACCAGCTTGGACGGCGTTCATGCCTACGGGCTGCTGGCGGAAGATGCGCATCGGCACGAGCTGGCGGCGACCCAGGATCCTGACACCCGTTTGCCGAATCGGATGGCGCTGCTGTCTCGGGTTGCGACGAAGGCGACCGGGACGTGTCATGTGGTGGTCGTCCGCCTCGAGAACTACCAGTTTCTGGCTGATGCGGTCGGCAGGGACCGCGCGCTGAGGGTGCTCGACGAACTCGCCGGCCGGCTGTGCCGGGCTGCGCGAGATGCGGCTTCTGTTGTCGGCCGGGTCGGCGACGCGGAATTCGCGCTGGTCATGTGGGGCCTGTCAAAGGACACCGCCTACCAGCGGGCGTGCTGGGCGGTGGCGGCGCTGCGTCGACTGGTCACCGACGAGAAGGGCCCGTTGAGCGTGCGGGCGAGCGCCGGGATGACGTCGGGACCGGCCGCGCAGGCGCACGACCTGCTGGATGGCGCGGAGCGGGTGATGTGGCGGGCGGTCCGCGCGGGACAGGACCGGCTGGTGTCCTACCAAACGGCTCCCGTACCCGGCACCTCACTGGCCCGAGAGCTGCTGGACGCGCGCATGGCGATCTCGTGCGAGCCGATCGTGGACCTCACCACCGGCCGCATCGTCATGGTGCAGTCAACGCCGCGATTCCTCTACTCCCGACACGACGTGTTCGCCGCCGACGAGGACATCTACCAACTCATCGACGATGAGGAAGCCTTGCAGGACCTCGCGCGCAAGGTGGTCGCTCGCTCGGTATCGGCGGCGACCACCTGGCGGGAGGCGCTGCCTCGGACAGCGTTGATCGTGCCGGTGCCGGCACGTGCGCTGACGCCGCAGCTTGCTGACTCTCTGCGCGAGATGCTGAGCGGCTACGGCGTGGCCGCGTCATCGCTGGTGCTGGAAGTCGCGGAGCCGACCGCACTGCGCGACCGGAACACCGTCGAGCAGCTGCGGCACTACGGCATACGGCTTCTGCTGGCGAACTTTGGCAGCGACCAGAACAGCATCGAGGTACTGAACGCCGCCACCTGGAGCTTCTTGCGTCTGCATCCGGCTTATGCGCTGGACGCGGGCTGGCGGCCAGCCCGCTCCGTCATCCGCGCGGCGGTCGACCTCTCCATCGACCTGGGCTTCGCAGTCATCGCTTCCGGCATCGCCAGGGAAGACGAGCGAGAAGAGCTGGCTACCCTCGGCTGTGCTCTGGGCAGCGGCTCACTGTTCGGCGGCGCGATGTTCCCCAGCCAGTTGAGGAACCACGGGCGGCTGTGGCAGCCACGGGCTCTACCCGGGCGGGCGAGAGTGCTGCGGCTGCACCGCTCGGGATGA
- a CDS encoding ABC transporter substrate-binding protein → MRSPVIRRRPVTRLLATVAAATMLAAAAGCSGSSLDDSTAAGSIRIGLLVPQSGPYKAIGDDLVKGWQLYLDTHDGKLGGHRVQVVTADEAEGKQSALNAARKLLDKDKVAVIAGTGSADAVESIKTLVTERKTPFVGTGGRPSTLTDVSYIWHTSWLSRETGQAIAEHVRTTVDGPVYVIGPDYQGGYDQIGGFVDTFVKAGGKLANDDGKPAWTPWPGTTNFLPYLNKITSSGAKAVYCFYAGTMAVDFVKQYEQAGLKGKVPLYGAGFLTEGSVLAAQGAAADGVQTVLNYAANLDNAANRAFAPAYQQKHQTAPNLYNVTGYDAALVLAAAIAAAGDKPTSESINAAIGKLGAIDSPRGQWRFGASHSPIQPWYLRKVQNDGRARANVVVQNLTTLGS, encoded by the coding sequence ATGAGGAGTCCCGTGATCCGCCGACGACCCGTCACCCGTCTACTCGCCACCGTCGCCGCCGCGACCATGCTCGCCGCTGCGGCTGGGTGCTCCGGCTCCAGCCTCGACGACTCCACTGCCGCGGGCTCGATCCGCATCGGTCTGCTGGTGCCGCAGTCCGGCCCGTATAAGGCCATCGGTGATGACCTCGTCAAGGGCTGGCAGCTCTACCTCGACACTCACGACGGCAAGCTCGGTGGCCACCGGGTGCAGGTCGTCACGGCTGACGAGGCCGAGGGGAAGCAGTCGGCGCTCAACGCTGCCCGCAAGCTGCTGGACAAGGACAAGGTGGCGGTTATCGCCGGTACCGGCAGCGCCGACGCCGTGGAGTCGATCAAGACCCTGGTCACCGAACGGAAAACTCCGTTCGTGGGCACCGGCGGCCGCCCGTCCACGCTGACCGACGTCTCCTACATCTGGCACACCTCGTGGCTGTCGCGGGAGACCGGGCAGGCCATCGCCGAACACGTGCGTACCACGGTGGACGGGCCGGTCTATGTCATCGGCCCGGACTACCAGGGCGGCTACGACCAGATCGGCGGCTTCGTCGACACCTTCGTCAAGGCCGGGGGGAAGCTCGCCAACGACGACGGCAAACCGGCCTGGACACCGTGGCCGGGCACCACGAACTTCCTGCCGTACCTGAACAAGATCACCTCCAGCGGCGCGAAGGCCGTCTACTGCTTCTACGCCGGCACGATGGCCGTCGACTTCGTCAAGCAGTACGAGCAGGCCGGACTCAAGGGCAAGGTCCCCCTCTACGGGGCGGGGTTCCTCACCGAGGGCAGCGTCCTAGCGGCCCAAGGCGCCGCCGCCGACGGGGTGCAGACGGTGCTCAACTACGCCGCGAACCTCGACAACGCCGCGAACCGTGCGTTCGCCCCGGCCTACCAGCAGAAGCATCAGACGGCCCCGAACCTGTACAACGTCACCGGCTACGACGCCGCACTCGTGCTCGCCGCCGCGATCGCCGCCGCGGGGGACAAGCCGACCAGCGAGTCGATCAACGCGGCGATCGGGAAGCTCGGCGCGATCGACAGCCCACGCGGGCAGTGGCGCTTCGGCGCCAGCCACAGCCCAATCCAGCCCTGGTACCTGCGCAAGGTCCAGAACGACGGCCGGGCACGCGCCAACGTCGTCGTGCAGAACCTCACCACTCTCGGCAGCTAG
- a CDS encoding GTP-binding protein: protein MPRVASAKIVVAGGFGSGKTTFVGAISEITPLRTEAVMTAASVGVDDTAAVPEKTTTTVAMDFGRITIDDTLILYLFGTPGQDRFWFMWDEVCRGAIGAVVLVDTRRLDDCFAAIDYFDAQQVPFAVAINAFPAAPRFAAAELRQALNVADTVPLLHCDALDRAQVRQTLITLVEHAITLRRTQAHHHPQPR from the coding sequence ATGCCCCGTGTCGCGTCGGCGAAGATCGTGGTCGCGGGTGGCTTCGGCTCCGGGAAGACCACGTTCGTGGGTGCGATCTCCGAGATCACACCGTTGCGCACGGAAGCGGTCATGACGGCTGCCAGCGTGGGAGTTGACGACACCGCCGCGGTGCCGGAGAAAACAACGACGACCGTCGCGATGGACTTCGGTCGGATCACCATCGACGACACGCTGATTCTCTACCTGTTCGGCACTCCAGGGCAGGACCGGTTCTGGTTCATGTGGGACGAGGTGTGCCGGGGCGCGATCGGCGCAGTCGTCCTGGTCGACACCCGCCGCCTGGACGACTGCTTCGCGGCCATCGACTACTTCGACGCCCAGCAGGTGCCGTTCGCGGTGGCGATCAACGCCTTCCCTGCGGCGCCCCGCTTCGCCGCGGCGGAGCTGCGTCAGGCGCTCAACGTTGCCGACACGGTGCCGCTGCTGCACTGCGACGCCCTGGACCGCGCCCAGGTCCGCCAGACGCTCATCACGCTGGTCGAGCACGCCATCACCCTGCGGCGTACCCAAGCCCACCACCATCCCCAACCCCGATGA
- a CDS encoding ATP-binding cassette domain-containing protein: MNDYPPALLHLDGVGRRYGGLHALHDISITLPTGARHAVIGPNGAGKSTLFGVIAGSVRPTSGRVLLDGRDVNRLGPAARARRGVGRTFQHPAVFGRLSAAANVALAINRRTPPAARSASARRGMNTDRARAVLHAAGLAAYADMPAAALPYGVRRRLELAVALTPQPRLLLLDEPSAGLDPGDVAQLVETIRALPPEVTVLLIDHHLDLVWDVADTVTVLQHGNHIATGTPDEIRADTAVRAVYLTTAGTPAAAVPDCVPDPVPPSGERRRLLEVRNLQAGYDGAPAVHDLNFDVFEGKILALLGRNGAGKTTVLNALAGLTPLTPPTSVTLGGGRLPTAAHRIARAGLTLVPQGRRLFSLTVAEHLTVAAATATRDRHVGRQWSRDDILALLPALGTRLRHSAERLSGGEQQMLAFARALLARPRVLLLDEPSEGLAPALVQQISVAISTIAAQGVGVVIAEQNLSLALSLADDVVVLEHGHVALTAATADFTESHHRRLHDLLGVTPVGANA; encoded by the coding sequence GTGAACGATTACCCACCTGCGCTTCTGCACCTCGACGGAGTGGGTCGCCGCTACGGCGGCCTGCACGCCCTGCACGACATCTCCATCACCCTGCCCACCGGTGCCCGACACGCGGTCATCGGCCCCAACGGAGCCGGCAAAAGCACCCTGTTCGGGGTCATCGCCGGCAGCGTGCGCCCCACCAGCGGGCGGGTCCTGCTCGACGGGCGCGACGTGAACCGCCTCGGCCCCGCGGCCCGCGCGCGACGCGGCGTCGGCCGCACCTTCCAACACCCCGCCGTGTTCGGGCGGCTCTCCGCCGCCGCGAACGTCGCCCTAGCCATCAACCGTCGCACCCCGCCTGCTGCCCGATCCGCTAGCGCCCGCCGCGGCATGAACACCGACCGTGCGCGCGCCGTGCTGCATGCCGCAGGGCTGGCCGCCTACGCCGACATGCCCGCCGCCGCCCTGCCATACGGGGTGCGGCGGCGGCTGGAACTGGCTGTCGCACTCACGCCCCAACCGCGGCTGCTGCTCCTCGACGAGCCCTCCGCCGGCCTCGACCCCGGGGACGTCGCACAACTCGTCGAGACCATCCGGGCCCTCCCGCCGGAGGTCACGGTCCTACTGATCGATCACCACCTGGACCTCGTGTGGGACGTCGCGGACACCGTCACCGTCCTGCAACACGGCAACCACATCGCCACCGGCACCCCAGACGAGATCCGCGCGGACACCGCCGTACGCGCCGTCTACCTCACCACCGCTGGTACGCCGGCCGCCGCCGTACCCGACTGCGTTCCCGATCCCGTGCCACCGAGCGGTGAACGGCGTCGGCTGCTTGAGGTCCGCAACCTGCAGGCCGGCTACGACGGCGCGCCGGCCGTGCACGACCTCAATTTCGACGTCTTCGAGGGGAAAATCCTGGCACTGCTCGGCCGCAACGGCGCCGGCAAGACCACCGTGCTCAACGCCCTGGCGGGGCTCACGCCTCTCACACCGCCCACCAGCGTCACGCTCGGCGGAGGCAGGTTACCCACCGCCGCGCACCGCATCGCCCGCGCCGGCCTGACTCTCGTGCCGCAAGGCCGACGACTGTTCAGCTTGACCGTCGCCGAACACCTCACCGTCGCGGCTGCCACCGCCACCCGAGACCGCCACGTCGGCCGACAGTGGAGCCGCGACGACATCCTCGCGCTTCTGCCCGCATTGGGCACTCGCCTGCGCCATTCCGCCGAACGCCTCTCCGGCGGTGAACAGCAGATGCTCGCCTTCGCCCGCGCGCTGCTGGCCCGCCCCCGAGTGCTGCTGCTTGATGAACCGTCCGAGGGACTCGCCCCTGCCCTCGTGCAGCAGATCAGCGTTGCCATCTCCACGATCGCAGCCCAAGGCGTCGGCGTCGTGATCGCCGAGCAGAACCTGTCCCTCGCCCTGTCCCTCGCCGACGACGTGGTCGTGCTCGAACACGGTCACGTCGCCCTCACCGCCGCTACCGCCGACTTCACCGAATCTCATCACCGGCGCCTCCACGACCTGCTTGGCGTCACCCCGGTCGGAGCCAACGCATGA
- a CDS encoding class I SAM-dependent methyltransferase, whose product MTNAPVAAVDGRYTFDNATSEAARQVRLLAEILDPHSTDVLARTGVESGWRCLDLGTGAGSVATWLAEQVSPAGRVVALDADPRHVPTHELIDVRTGDVTTIDLGEREYDLVHARLLLMHLADREQVLRRAAAALKPGGVLVISEWDCTRLDEMLLRGPAVLAEAFLAFQNALVGLAVDNGASANWAHRVPVAMRDVGLVDVEAEVHNRLWSGGEAGCLLHASNSRQMEAALLARGMSSPQLETLRDGMNDPHALTWSYPMVTTVGRRAED is encoded by the coding sequence ATGACCAACGCACCCGTGGCCGCCGTTGACGGCCGATACACCTTCGACAACGCCACCAGCGAGGCCGCACGGCAGGTACGCCTGCTCGCGGAGATCCTCGACCCACACTCCACCGACGTGCTCGCCCGTACCGGCGTGGAGAGCGGTTGGCGGTGCCTCGACCTGGGCACCGGCGCCGGCAGCGTCGCTACCTGGCTCGCCGAGCAGGTCAGCCCCGCCGGACGCGTCGTGGCCCTCGACGCCGACCCCCGGCACGTGCCCACTCACGAGCTGATCGATGTGCGTACTGGCGACGTCACCACCATCGACCTGGGTGAGCGGGAGTACGACCTTGTGCACGCCCGGCTGCTGCTGATGCATCTAGCTGATCGCGAGCAGGTCCTGCGCCGCGCCGCCGCCGCACTCAAGCCCGGCGGGGTGCTGGTGATCTCCGAGTGGGACTGCACCCGCCTCGACGAGATGCTGCTGCGCGGTCCGGCCGTCCTGGCCGAGGCGTTCCTGGCGTTCCAGAACGCCCTGGTGGGCTTGGCCGTCGACAACGGCGCGTCGGCCAACTGGGCGCACCGCGTGCCCGTAGCGATGCGCGACGTCGGCCTCGTCGACGTCGAGGCCGAGGTCCATAACCGGCTGTGGTCCGGCGGGGAGGCCGGGTGTCTGCTGCACGCCAGCAACAGCCGCCAGATGGAAGCGGCGCTGCTCGCGCGGGGAATGAGCTCGCCGCAGCTGGAGACGCTGCGCGACGGGATGAACGACCCGCACGCCCTCACGTGGTCCTACCCGATGGTCACCACCGTCGGCCGCCGGGCCGAGGACTGA
- a CDS encoding branched-chain amino acid ABC transporter permease — MSTANANANANATATGAAATPPHSAAPAPLGRPQRAVRAGLAGCVALSALLLPAITDAYTVSLASTALVFAVLAMSTQLLVGVAGLPSFGQAAYFGVGAYTAALLAQAGVTAGPVQLASAAAAGAITAAATAPLVLRTRATAFLMATFAVQSLTATIAAQWTTVTGGDEGMHTPPVTAWPTTAPLTGAGHVYWYTLGCFLLLTAAVAVLMRSRLALLLRGCADHEPRMAALGHPVTLELAAGYTAAGTLAAAGGALLVAVNRYVSPADLGFEIAALTLLAAAIGAGSMTGAVLGAFAVVATRDLVGAGTGGHGPVLLGVLFLAVAYGRPLARHLTTRLRRTPEGRQP, encoded by the coding sequence ATGAGCACCGCCAACGCCAACGCCAACGCCAACGCCACCGCAACCGGGGCCGCCGCCACGCCACCGCACTCGGCGGCACCCGCACCGCTTGGCCGTCCGCAGCGGGCGGTTCGGGCAGGCCTGGCCGGGTGCGTGGCGCTCAGCGCGCTGCTGCTGCCCGCCATCACCGACGCCTACACCGTGTCCCTGGCCAGTACCGCACTGGTCTTCGCGGTGCTGGCCATGAGCACCCAACTCCTCGTCGGTGTCGCCGGCCTGCCGTCCTTCGGCCAGGCTGCCTACTTCGGCGTCGGCGCTTACACCGCGGCCCTGCTCGCCCAAGCAGGTGTCACCGCCGGCCCGGTGCAGCTCGCCTCAGCAGCCGCCGCCGGCGCGATCACCGCCGCCGCGACGGCGCCGCTGGTGCTACGCACCCGCGCCACCGCGTTTCTTATGGCGACCTTCGCGGTGCAGAGCCTGACAGCGACCATCGCCGCACAGTGGACGACCGTCACCGGCGGCGACGAAGGCATGCACACCCCACCGGTCACCGCCTGGCCCACAACGGCACCGCTGACCGGCGCCGGGCACGTCTACTGGTACACCCTGGGCTGCTTCCTCCTGCTGACCGCCGCCGTGGCCGTGCTGATGCGCTCCCGCCTCGCCCTGCTCCTGCGCGGCTGCGCCGACCACGAGCCCCGTATGGCAGCACTCGGCCACCCGGTCACCCTCGAACTCGCCGCCGGCTACACCGCCGCCGGCACGCTCGCCGCAGCAGGCGGCGCGCTGCTCGTCGCGGTCAACCGGTACGTCTCTCCCGCCGACCTGGGCTTCGAGATCGCGGCGCTCACGCTGCTGGCCGCCGCGATCGGCGCCGGCAGCATGACCGGCGCCGTCCTCGGCGCGTTCGCTGTCGTCGCCACCCGGGACCTCGTCGGTGCCGGCACGGGCGGTCACGGACCCGTGCTACTCGGCGTTCTGTTCCTCGCCGTCGCCTACGGCCGGCCACTTGCCCGCCACCTCACCACACGCCTGCGCCGCACACCCGAAGGAAGGCAGCCGTGA